In the genome of Populus trichocarpa isolate Nisqually-1 chromosome 6, P.trichocarpa_v4.1, whole genome shotgun sequence, one region contains:
- the LOC18100466 gene encoding uncharacterized protein LOC18100466, protein MTGKEAMDSAFLFSMSKAFCSPLAVFIQIQGCAICLLLALGWACAAYVRNREIKRIKDSMRAGNSFSFLCHDITELEHSYQTNLPRVTVVMPLKGFGEHNLHNWRSQVTSLYGGPLEFLFVVDSTEDPAYYAVSSLISDFKDSIDARIVVAGLSTTCSQKIHNQLIGVEQMHKESKYVLFLDDDARLHPGSIGALTAEMEKNPEIFIQTGYPLDLPSGSLGSYCIYEYHMPCSMGFATGGKTFFLWGGCMMMHADDFRYDRCGVVSGLRDGGYSDDMTLAALAGAHKRLITSPPVAVFPHPLSSDLSFSRYWNYLRKQTFVLESYTSKVNWIMNRALFSSHCYLSWGFVVPYLMAMTHVAAALQIYIQGYAREETTFVSNGLLLVTCLAACTFIELFSMWNLTRIEVQLCNMLSPEAPRLSLATYNWVLVFIAMLVDNFLYPISAFRSHFSQSINWSGIRYHLKDGKISKIERSTGPKYTDLAWKKLYGKKGAPPKTSFLGALLRSLEQWRQPKKFDG, encoded by the exons ATGACGGGGAAAGAGGCGATGGATAGTGCCTTCCTCTTCTCCATGAGTAAAGCGTTCTGTAGTCCTCTCGCTGTTTTTATTCAGATCCAG GGATGTGCAATTTGCTTACTTCTGGCTCTTGGGTGGGCTTGTGCTGCCTATGTCAG GAATAGAGAGATCAAACGGATAAAAGATAGTATGAGAGCTGGCAAcagcttttcatttctttgccATGACATTACTGAACTTGAGCACTCTTATCAGACCAATCTGCCTAGAGTTACAGTAGTTATGCCTTTAAAGGGGTTTGGAGAACATAATCTGCACAATTGGAGAAGTCAA GTAACATCTCTTTATGGAGGTCCGCTAGAATTCCTTTTTGTTGTGGACAGTACAGAAGACCCTGCTTACTATGCTGTTTCTAGCTTGATATCAGATTTCAAg GATAGTATCGATGCTAGAATTGTTGTAGCTGGCTTATCAACGACCTGTAGTCAGAAAATTCACAACCAGTTG ATTGGTGTGGAGCAAATGCACAAAGAAAGCAAGTATGTATTGTTTTTGGATGATGATGCTAGGCTGCACCCTGGTTCAATTGGTGCCCTAACTGCTGAGATGGAAAAAAATCCTGAG ATATTTATTCAAACTGGCTATCCTCTTGATCTACCTTCTGGGAGCTTAGGAAGTTACTGCATCTATGAATATCACATG CCTTGTTCGATGGGGTTTGCCACTGGTGGAAAAACATTCTTTCTATGGGGTGGTTGCATGATG atgCATGCTGATGATTTTAGGTATGACCGCTGTGGTGTGGTATCTGGTCTTCGAGATGGTGGATATTCAGATGATATGACTCTTGCAGCTTTAGCAG GGGCTCATAAGAGGCTCATTACATCTCCTCCTGTTGCTGTTTTTCCTCACCCCCTTTCTAGTGATCTTAGCTTTTCAAG GTACTGGAATTACTTGAGGAAGCAAACATTTGTTTTAGAATCATATACATCTAAGGTTAACTGGATAATGAACCGTGCATTATTTTCTTCTCACTGCTATTTATCATGGGGATTCGTAGTGCCATACTTGATGGCCATGACCCATGTTGCAGCGGCACTGCAAATCTATATCCAAGGATATGCACGTGAGGAAACTACATTTGTTTCTAATG GGTTGTTACTAGTCACCTGCCTAGCTGCATGCACCTTTATAGaacttttttcaatgtggaactTGACGAGGATAGAAGTTCAACTATGCAACATGCTTTCTCCTGAGGCACCCCGACTCTCCCTTGCTACTTATAACTGGGTCCTA GTATTTATTGCAATGCTTGTGGACAACTTCTTATATCCAATATCTGCATTCCGTTCCCATTTTTCTCAGTCTATCAATTGGTCTGGTATCCGGTACCACTTgaaggatggaaagataagCAAG ATTGAAAGAAGTACGGGCCCCAAATACACAGACCTAGCgtggaaaaaattatatgggAAGAAGGGAGCTCCTCCCAAAACATCATTTCTTGGTGCTTTGCTTAGAAGTTTGGAACAGTGGCGACAACCTAAGAAATTTGATGGCTAG